From Ruminococcus sp. HUN007, a single genomic window includes:
- a CDS encoding DUF1048 domain-containing protein, whose translation MYNSYTKYKKNLVPEYSEAFGKVEDYVNSNIIDSLRQEEILNDVIDIFLSAQKDGRTVENVIGKDIMKFCSDLCSEVSIKSRIISVLEYTIAVLIICFGRCAKDLFNVLMKIMEGEKINLFTYKINATPWYFICWIGAYLAIIAVGKIIVSKYINVSREKYRMFRYYAIAACILPWMVVYSQFFREYENGTCSVLTVLIYFICSGAASVVYFMLACEKRKINRERLEALIEEQCKPGSRSYKNFDDLEQKKFKNINEKNVREGKPEISFEEFLDMEEKNAGRKGPAFYFCTFVPVNLIILGLCYILCSLGHYTELIIYAFPLIVLELYVIYTAFRGAKYTRMKRLAWIKSQR comes from the coding sequence ATGTATAACTCATATACGAAATATAAAAAGAATCTTGTACCGGAGTACAGTGAAGCTTTCGGTAAGGTCGAGGATTATGTAAATTCGAATATTATCGATTCGCTGAGACAGGAGGAAATACTGAACGATGTTATAGATATTTTTCTTTCAGCTCAGAAAGACGGAAGAACAGTCGAGAATGTCATCGGAAAAGATATAATGAAGTTCTGTTCTGATCTCTGTTCGGAAGTAAGCATAAAAAGCAGGATAATCAGCGTGCTTGAATACACCATTGCTGTACTTATTATATGCTTTGGAAGATGTGCAAAGGATCTTTTTAATGTTCTGATGAAAATCATGGAAGGCGAAAAAATAAATCTGTTTACTTATAAGATAAATGCAACACCGTGGTATTTCATCTGCTGGATTGGAGCATATCTGGCGATAATAGCTGTCGGAAAAATTATTGTAAGCAAGTATATAAATGTCAGCCGTGAAAAATACAGAATGTTCAGATATTACGCTATTGCAGCGTGTATTTTGCCGTGGATGGTAGTATACAGTCAGTTTTTCAGAGAATATGAAAACGGTACGTGCAGTGTCCTGACGGTACTGATATATTTTATCTGCAGTGGGGCTGCTTCTGTTGTGTATTTTATGCTTGCCTGTGAAAAGAGAAAAATAAACAGGGAAAGGCTTGAAGCACTTATTGAAGAGCAGTGTAAACCTGGAAGCAGATCATATAAAAATTTCGATGATCTGGAACAGAAGAAATTTAAAAATATTAACGAAAAAAATGTACGGGAAGGAAAACCGGAGATCTCATTCGAAGAATTTCTTGATATGGAAGAAAAGAATGCCGGCAGAAAAGGACCAGCGTTTTACTTTTGCACATTTGTTCCGGTGAATCTGATTATATTAGGCCTGTGTTATATCTTGTGTTCCCTTGGGCATTATACTGAACTGATTATTTATGCTTTTCCGCTTATTGTACTTGAACTCTATGTGATATACACAGCCTTCAGAGGCGCCAAATATACCAGAATGAAACGTCTCGCATGGATAAAATCACAAAGATAA
- a CDS encoding PadR family transcriptional regulator, with product MDNAQLLKGVLEGCVLAVIAKGETYGYEIIGELEKAGFDDIGEGTLYPVLTRLDKNKLIKMPQGEITARTCTQVLQHNR from the coding sequence ATGGATAATGCACAGCTTCTGAAGGGCGTCCTTGAGGGCTGCGTACTTGCGGTAATCGCTAAAGGTGAGACCTACGGCTACGAGATAATCGGTGAACTTGAAAAAGCTGGTTTTGATGATATCGGAGAGGGGACACTCTATCCGGTGCTTACAAGGCTTGACAAGAATAAGCTGATAAAAATGCCGCAGGGCGAAATCACCGCTCGGACCTGTACGCAAGTACTACAGCATAACAGATGA
- a CDS encoding dockerin type I repeat-containing protein has protein sequence MKKTNKTMLTAAVLSAACAVATRIQPDSYADDVSAMAAVYGPPPGYFTSAESEAEEETGTTPAVTTTPVETMPEETTTYEPVVSSAMPLYGPPSALHGFGNVNMDNSVDIADLIEMKDLAVKEQNGEYLSLIKKNIADLNQDGKLDKTDIAMMEQYLHGLSSGPQSAEVPDGYFVSTSPEEVTTEAETTLPETTRWNQPVGTLYGPPEVLEQFEH, from the coding sequence TTGAAAAAGACTAATAAAACAATGCTCACAGCAGCAGTCCTTTCAGCTGCATGTGCAGTGGCAACGCGTATTCAGCCGGATTCTTATGCTGATGATGTGTCGGCTATGGCGGCGGTGTACGGTCCGCCTCCGGGTTACTTTACTTCAGCCGAATCGGAAGCAGAAGAGGAAACAGGTACAACGCCTGCAGTAACAACTACACCTGTAGAGACAATGCCTGAAGAAACGACGACCTACGAACCGGTTGTGTCATCTGCTATGCCTTTATACGGCCCGCCGAGTGCTCTTCATGGCTTTGGTAATGTCAATATGGATAACAGCGTAGATATTGCTGATCTTATCGAAATGAAAGATCTTGCGGTCAAGGAGCAGAATGGTGAATATTTATCTCTGATCAAAAAGAATATCGCGGATCTCAACCAGGACGGCAAGCTGGACAAGACAGATATCGCAATGATGGAACAGTATCTGCACGGCCTTTCATCCGGTCCGCAAAGTGCAGAAGTGCCTGATGGTTACTTTGTAAGCACTTCTCCTGAAGAAGTTACAACTGAAGCGGAAACCACACTTCCGGAAACAACACGTTGGAATCAGCCGGTGGGGACGTTATATGGTCCGCCTGAAGTATTAGAACAATTTGAACATTAA
- a CDS encoding glycoside hydrolase family 9 protein produces MNKMKKVLASVCAVTMLAQTALVSGGMQVDAFSERQLLGETSFDYKMVPWRTVEASPAKQDFELTRDGELHIRILSASGADREKWDLQLRHRNINFRAGHTYEVSFMARVKRDGMELCSKISNIKGDEEYVVLDGDEFHYGPHMGGEWATKPTELSTEWKTYKGEFTVTKDLEAVEWSFSYAKGSMYGGNAVDGDEIWFDEMSLCDVTDDVLVEPVNNSYGYVSRDYSGLKNNYISVNQIGYYTGGRKVAVLGDNSGDILHDASAIKLAGAAEFEVVNAESGKAVFKGKSTTPVKDKDSGDNVCKLDFSEFTEPGRYFIRSGDYRSQEFEIGDDIYSLETGDLFTNSLNFFYQSRSDMNVEEKYITSGEKSELAHKTPYHQEKAYVQTLWKDDYTSEKEVKDKYRSSTITTKGGWFESGDHYKSMISGGMAVWTLQNLFEVNALSGNADLSDGSGAVVIPENGNGMPDILDEAAYELDWMKQMKVPENDPAWGEKAAGMYLHEMRDYKWDGIADSVPAYELDLDDWYNRIAKPPTFAATLSYAACAAQGARLWEQYDEDKADEYYKSALEAFEAYEKAYYEPDMTPVSVENIFGEEYCDMTVPAEQMREDSLYAKGSVVTSERNSYGDRDVSDEAYWAACELFISASERGDKENAEKFLKELESFEEAYTVPEEANFAENSEDGALASYKCGSMTAVGTMSLALHKDLLSDEAYNKICESLTAAADEYIYTEESEGYGVPLRGRQMAFGTTVYSVKPGFVLEGYTKNSNSMVLNNGIIMAYAYLIDGDKKYADGAAGAMDYLLGTNPKSVSYITGYGDYAVKNPLHSFWAGSIDHSYPTAPDGVLSSGPNAWVNDPFIKSLGFVTGKNMPAQQCFVDSAESWSTNDTTLTGNASLAWMTSFMQGAAKNALTSGSEPEPTVSPEPTESPAPTASPKLIESPAPTVPPETTTSPVPTASPDQTAEPVIISEDTRGDINCDGKIDVTDLSALAIALVDREELKGQANKNADIDKDGEVTLADLARIRQYLSKKIDKL; encoded by the coding sequence ATGAATAAAATGAAAAAAGTTTTAGCATCAGTTTGTGCAGTTACAATGCTGGCACAGACGGCATTGGTTTCAGGCGGAATGCAGGTGGACGCTTTTTCCGAAAGACAGTTACTCGGGGAAACAAGTTTTGACTACAAGATGGTTCCGTGGAGGACTGTCGAGGCATCTCCTGCTAAACAGGATTTTGAGCTGACAAGAGACGGGGAACTTCATATAAGGATCCTTTCTGCATCAGGGGCTGACAGAGAGAAATGGGATCTTCAGCTTCGTCACAGAAATATTAATTTCCGTGCAGGACATACTTATGAAGTAAGTTTCATGGCAAGGGTAAAACGCGATGGCATGGAGCTCTGTTCTAAGATAAGCAATATAAAGGGCGACGAAGAGTACGTGGTACTTGATGGTGATGAATTCCATTACGGTCCTCATATGGGCGGCGAATGGGCTACGAAGCCGACTGAACTGAGTACGGAATGGAAGACCTACAAGGGTGAGTTTACAGTTACAAAGGATCTTGAAGCTGTGGAATGGAGTTTCTCCTATGCAAAGGGAAGTATGTACGGCGGCAATGCTGTAGACGGCGACGAGATCTGGTTCGATGAAATGTCGCTTTGTGATGTAACTGATGATGTACTGGTTGAACCGGTAAACAATAGTTACGGTTATGTAAGCCGTGACTACAGCGGACTTAAAAACAACTATATCTCAGTAAACCAGATCGGATATTATACCGGCGGAAGAAAGGTCGCAGTTCTTGGTGACAACAGCGGTGATATTCTGCATGATGCTTCTGCGATAAAGCTTGCGGGAGCAGCGGAGTTTGAAGTGGTGAATGCAGAAAGCGGAAAAGCTGTTTTCAAAGGAAAATCGACGACCCCTGTAAAGGATAAGGATTCCGGCGATAATGTATGCAAACTTGATTTTTCTGAATTTACGGAACCGGGCAGATATTTTATCAGATCCGGCGATTACAGATCTCAGGAATTTGAAATAGGTGATGATATTTATTCATTAGAAACCGGTGATCTTTTTACGAATTCATTGAATTTCTTCTATCAGAGCCGTTCAGATATGAATGTCGAAGAGAAGTATATCACTTCAGGGGAAAAATCTGAACTTGCACACAAAACACCATATCACCAGGAAAAGGCTTATGTACAGACGCTCTGGAAGGATGACTATACTTCAGAAAAAGAAGTGAAAGATAAATACAGATCATCGACAATAACAACAAAGGGCGGCTGGTTTGAATCCGGCGATCACTATAAGAGCATGATCTCAGGCGGTATGGCTGTCTGGACTCTTCAGAATCTGTTTGAAGTGAATGCTCTTTCCGGAAATGCTGATCTTTCTGACGGTTCAGGTGCAGTTGTGATACCTGAAAACGGCAACGGCATGCCGGATATCCTTGACGAAGCTGCATATGAGCTCGACTGGATGAAGCAGATGAAAGTCCCGGAGAATGATCCTGCATGGGGAGAAAAAGCAGCCGGAATGTATCTGCATGAAATGCGTGATTACAAGTGGGACGGTATTGCTGACAGTGTGCCGGCTTATGAGCTGGATCTTGATGACTGGTATAACAGAATAGCAAAACCTCCGACGTTTGCGGCAACGCTGAGCTATGCTGCATGTGCAGCCCAGGGTGCAAGACTGTGGGAACAGTATGATGAGGATAAGGCCGATGAGTATTATAAGAGTGCTCTGGAAGCATTCGAGGCTTATGAGAAGGCTTACTATGAACCAGATATGACTCCGGTAAGTGTAGAAAACATATTTGGTGAAGAATATTGCGATATGACCGTACCTGCAGAACAGATGCGTGAAGATTCACTGTATGCTAAGGGAAGCGTAGTGACTTCCGAAAGGAATTCCTACGGTGACAGAGATGTAAGTGACGAAGCATATTGGGCAGCGTGCGAACTGTTCATTTCAGCAAGTGAGCGCGGAGATAAGGAGAATGCGGAAAAGTTCTTAAAGGAACTTGAAAGCTTTGAGGAGGCGTATACTGTCCCGGAAGAGGCTAATTTTGCAGAGAACAGTGAAGACGGTGCATTAGCATCGTATAAATGTGGTTCTATGACAGCAGTCGGAACAATGTCTCTTGCACTTCACAAAGATCTTCTGAGTGATGAAGCTTATAATAAAATATGTGAGTCACTGACAGCTGCGGCTGATGAGTATATTTATACAGAAGAATCAGAAGGTTACGGCGTACCTCTTCGCGGCAGACAAATGGCTTTCGGTACCACAGTCTACAGTGTGAAACCAGGGTTTGTTCTTGAAGGTTACACTAAGAACAGTAACAGCATGGTTCTTAACAATGGTATCATCATGGCGTATGCATATCTGATCGACGGAGACAAGAAATATGCTGACGGTGCGGCAGGTGCTATGGACTACCTTCTCGGTACCAATCCGAAGTCAGTTTCCTACATAACCGGATACGGTGATTACGCTGTTAAAAATCCGCTTCACTCTTTCTGGGCAGGATCAATAGATCACAGTTATCCGACTGCGCCTGACGGTGTTCTTTCAAGTGGACCGAATGCATGGGTAAATGATCCGTTTATCAAATCTCTTGGATTCGTTACCGGAAAAAATATGCCTGCACAGCAGTGCTTTGTTGATTCAGCTGAGTCCTGGTCAACCAATGACACGACACTGACCGGCAACGCTTCACTTGCATGGATGACATCCTTCATGCAGGGTGCCGCTAAAAATGCGCTTACATCCGGATCTGAACCGGAACCGACAGTTTCTCCGGAACCAACAGAATCACCAGCACCTACAGCTTCGCCGAAACTGATAGAATCACCTGCACCGACAGTTCCGCCGGAAACAACAACATCACCGGTACCAACGGCTTCACCTGATCAGACAGCAGAGCCTGTGATCATATCAGAAGACACCCGCGGTGATATAAACTGCGACGGAAAGATCGATGTAACAGATCTTTCTGCACTTGCTATCGCTCTCGTTGACAGGGAAGAACTCAAAGGACAGGCGAATAAAAACGCAGATATCGACAAAGACGGCGAGGTTACACTTGCCGACCTTGCAAGGATCAGACAGTATCTTTCAAAGAAAATAGATAAGCTTTGA
- a CDS encoding glycoside hydrolase family 9 protein yields the protein MNSLLKRMIASVSAVSLIVPAFAMTDVQEVNAGQMLGETSFDYKILPWHTVEASPAKQNFEITPEGEFHVMVLISQGAEREKWDLQVRHRNLNFKAGHTYTVSFKAKGKRAGMELCSNISNIRGDEEYCVLFGDKKEMGNGPHMGGQWGKALRLTTDWQEVTGTFTPTKDLEACEWSFQYARGTQYEGNAESGDEIWFDDMSLVDESADDFWPVERYGAVSRSYSDLKNNYISVNQVGYFPDRRKIAVLSDNKGDFMHGAETISLSEAAAFEVIDAKNEKTVYTGKSTVPEKDADSGDTVCRLDFSEVKEPGTYYIRSGDYRSAEFKIGNDIYSEKDHDLLTNAVNYFYQNRSGADIEEKYISSADKLYLAHPGSHKTDTASVQKIWKNEYASKDEPATTYASSKITASGGWYDSGDHTKCMINGGMAVWTLQNMYDMAVTSDESKKFEDASGAVVVPETGNKIPDILDEAAYELDWMAEMKVAEDEPTWGETAAGLYYHKLQDHKWTGLAVKPWDYETEWGTTRIVKPPTFAATLNYAACAAQAARLWKPYDSAKAEKYLASAIEAYRAYQKWYYEADATRVTHPDYKCDCPKEEINEVSLYAPLWQSKGGGAYGDFYVADDAYLAACELFISAKEMKNEYADEALKELEKYDNAYEITTKVYDNDHNMSDLTVFDHEHTGSAGTLSLALHDELLRDVKREKLNKSLKEAADKLLETEEKQGYGLPYAYEVSPYYDSFGDPTIRIFGYKFESNLNVLNNAAVLAYAYEKTGDSRYIDGVSSAMDYLLGTNPLAYSYITGYGEYRVHNPYHKFWANELDKSLPSVPDGVISSGPNSGLEDTYVRLLGFVPGRKGNFPQRCYADSVEAWSVNETSLELNASLAWVTSFLQLKHPYNSEDPKNTPEPTESPEPTESPEPTATPSDDPLKNAEYIPGDVTCDGIIDVTDLSTLAVALVEHEPLVYMPEKNADVDHDGEVTLADLARIRQYLSKKTDKL from the coding sequence ATGAACAGTTTATTAAAAAGAATGATTGCGTCGGTCAGCGCTGTGTCACTCATCGTTCCGGCGTTTGCAATGACGGACGTGCAGGAAGTAAATGCCGGTCAGATGCTTGGCGAAACATCATTTGACTACAAGATCTTACCGTGGCACACTGTAGAGGCGTCTCCGGCAAAACAGAATTTTGAGATCACACCTGAGGGTGAATTTCACGTAATGGTACTTATATCACAGGGTGCTGAGAGGGAAAAGTGGGACCTTCAGGTAAGACACAGGAACCTTAACTTCAAGGCTGGCCACACATACACAGTATCATTCAAGGCTAAGGGCAAGAGAGCCGGAATGGAACTCTGCTCAAATATCTCAAACATCAGGGGCGATGAAGAATACTGCGTATTATTCGGCGACAAGAAGGAAATGGGCAACGGCCCGCACATGGGCGGACAGTGGGGCAAGGCTCTCAGGCTCACAACCGACTGGCAGGAAGTAACCGGTACTTTCACACCTACGAAGGACCTCGAAGCTTGTGAATGGTCTTTTCAGTATGCAAGGGGTACTCAATATGAAGGTAACGCAGAAAGCGGCGATGAGATCTGGTTCGATGACATGTCACTTGTTGACGAAAGTGCGGATGACTTCTGGCCTGTAGAGCGTTACGGAGCTGTAAGCCGTTCGTACAGTGACTTAAAAAACAATTATATTTCCGTTAATCAGGTCGGTTATTTTCCTGACCGAAGAAAAATCGCGGTTCTAAGTGATAACAAGGGTGATTTCATGCACGGCGCAGAAACGATCAGCCTTTCGGAAGCAGCAGCCTTTGAAGTAATAGATGCAAAGAACGAAAAAACGGTGTACACAGGTAAATCAACTGTTCCGGAGAAAGATGCTGATTCAGGCGACACAGTATGCAGGCTTGATTTCTCGGAAGTTAAAGAACCGGGTACTTACTACATCAGGTCCGGCGATTACAGATCGGCGGAGTTTAAGATCGGCAATGACATCTATTCTGAAAAAGATCATGACCTTCTTACAAATGCTGTGAACTACTTCTATCAGAATCGTTCAGGCGCCGATATAGAAGAAAAATATATTTCCTCAGCTGACAAGTTGTATCTTGCCCATCCGGGCAGTCATAAGACAGATACAGCTTCGGTTCAGAAGATCTGGAAGAATGAATACGCATCAAAGGACGAACCAGCGACAACATACGCTTCATCAAAGATCACCGCAAGCGGCGGATGGTACGATTCAGGTGACCATACAAAGTGTATGATAAACGGCGGCATGGCAGTCTGGACACTTCAGAACATGTACGACATGGCCGTTACCTCTGATGAAAGCAAAAAGTTTGAGGACGCTTCAGGTGCTGTAGTCGTTCCTGAAACAGGCAACAAAATACCTGACATTCTTGATGAAGCAGCATACGAACTTGACTGGATGGCTGAAATGAAGGTGGCTGAAGACGAACCGACATGGGGTGAAACCGCTGCAGGACTCTATTACCACAAACTTCAGGATCACAAGTGGACAGGTCTTGCTGTAAAACCTTGGGATTACGAAACAGAATGGGGAACAACGCGTATTGTAAAGCCTCCGACATTTGCTGCAACTCTGAACTACGCAGCATGTGCAGCACAGGCGGCACGTCTCTGGAAACCGTATGACAGTGCTAAAGCTGAGAAATATCTTGCGTCAGCAATTGAAGCATACAGGGCATATCAGAAGTGGTATTACGAAGCTGACGCGACAAGAGTGACCCATCCTGATTATAAGTGCGATTGTCCTAAGGAAGAGATCAACGAAGTGTCTCTCTACGCTCCGCTGTGGCAGAGTAAGGGAGGCGGAGCATACGGTGATTTCTACGTGGCTGACGACGCATATCTTGCAGCATGTGAGCTTTTCATCTCGGCTAAGGAAATGAAAAATGAGTATGCTGACGAGGCACTTAAGGAACTTGAAAAATATGATAATGCTTATGAGATAACAACTAAGGTTTATGACAATGATCATAATATGTCCGACCTCACAGTGTTTGACCATGAACATACAGGTTCTGCAGGAACGCTGTCACTTGCACTGCATGACGAACTCCTCAGAGATGTAAAAAGAGAGAAATTAAACAAGTCGTTAAAAGAAGCGGCTGATAAACTTCTGGAAACAGAGGAGAAACAGGGTTACGGTCTTCCATATGCATATGAGGTAAGTCCTTATTACGACAGCTTTGGTGATCCGACGATCCGTATATTCGGTTATAAATTTGAATCAAATCTGAATGTACTTAACAATGCGGCAGTACTGGCGTATGCCTATGAAAAGACCGGCGACAGCAGGTACATTGACGGCGTATCTTCAGCGATGGACTACCTTCTCGGTACAAACCCGCTTGCGTACTCATACATTACCGGCTATGGCGAGTACAGAGTTCATAACCCGTATCACAAGTTCTGGGCTAATGAGCTTGACAAGTCACTGCCTTCTGTTCCGGACGGCGTGATCTCCAGCGGTCCGAATTCCGGACTTGAAGACACTTATGTAAGACTGTTAGGATTTGTTCCGGGCAGGAAGGGGAATTTCCCTCAGCGCTGCTATGCTGATTCAGTCGAAGCGTGGTCGGTAAATGAGACATCACTTGAACTCAACGCATCACTTGCATGGGTGACATCGTTCCTTCAGTTAAAACATCCTTACAACTCTGAAGATCCGAAAAACACACCGGAACCGACTGAATCTCCGGAGCCGACTGAATCGCCGGAACCGACAGCAACTCCGTCCGATGATCCGCTTAAGAATGCAGAATACATTCCGGGTGACGTAACATGCGACGGAATAATCGATGTTACTGATCTTTCAACACTTGCTGTGGCACTTGTTGAACACGAACCGCTTGTATACATGCCGGAAAAGAATGCCGACGTAGACCACGACGGAGAAGTAACCCTAGCCGACCTTGCAAGGATCAGACAGTATCTTTCAAAGAAGACAGATAAGCTTTAA
- a CDS encoding biotin--[acetyl-CoA-carboxylase] ligase translates to MTVKEKLKGLFEKNRGRYLSGEEIAADLGCTRGAVWKAVRSLEDEGYRIDAVTNKGYCMLSENDIISEEGIKKYLSSGDKNKIVVLKQTDSTNLRLKEIAAEGATEGTLVVAGEQTAGRGRLGRTFASPPDSGVYMSLLLRPEMGASDAIRITTAAAVAVAEVAEQLTGRKTGIKWVNDIYCEGRKVCGILTEASFNVEFGGFDYAVLGIGINVYEPEGGFPDELKSVAGALLPERVPDLRNRMIAGIVNRFTELYRNIGDSTYLDAYEKRLMWKGEKINIISPKGTSAAVLKGIDHECGLVVEYPDGTEGVISSGEISIRKN, encoded by the coding sequence ATGACAGTAAAGGAAAAACTAAAAGGACTTTTTGAGAAAAACAGAGGCAGGTACCTTTCCGGCGAGGAAATTGCAGCAGATCTTGGCTGCACAAGAGGCGCAGTCTGGAAAGCAGTACGTTCACTTGAAGACGAAGGTTACAGGATCGATGCAGTGACCAACAAGGGCTACTGCATGCTTTCCGAAAATGATATAATAAGCGAAGAAGGAATAAAAAAATATCTTTCTTCCGGTGACAAAAACAAAATCGTGGTGTTAAAGCAGACTGATTCGACCAATCTCCGTTTAAAGGAGATCGCGGCAGAAGGTGCCACGGAGGGCACACTTGTCGTTGCCGGCGAGCAGACAGCCGGACGCGGAAGACTCGGAAGAACTTTTGCGTCACCGCCGGACAGCGGTGTGTACATGAGTCTTCTCCTGCGGCCGGAAATGGGTGCGTCCGATGCAATAAGGATCACGACAGCTGCTGCAGTTGCTGTGGCTGAGGTCGCCGAGCAGCTCACAGGCAGAAAGACCGGTATAAAATGGGTTAATGACATCTACTGTGAAGGAAGAAAAGTATGCGGCATACTTACCGAGGCTTCATTCAATGTCGAATTCGGCGGTTTTGACTATGCGGTGCTTGGTATCGGAATAAACGTGTACGAGCCGGAAGGCGGATTTCCTGATGAACTGAAGTCCGTGGCCGGTGCACTGCTTCCGGAAAGAGTACCCGATCTCAGAAACAGGATGATCGCCGGTATAGTAAACCGGTTTACAGAGCTTTACAGAAACATAGGCGACAGTACCTATCTTGACGCCTATGAAAAAAGACTTATGTGGAAGGGCGAAAAAATAAACATAATTTCACCGAAGGGAACTTCGGCAGCTGTTCTCAAAGGAATCGACCATGAGTGCGGACTTGTGGTGGAATATCCTGACGGAACGGAAGGCGTTATTTCAAGTGGTGAGATAAGTATACGTAAAAACTAA